Proteins encoded in a region of the Podarcis muralis chromosome 2, rPodMur119.hap1.1, whole genome shotgun sequence genome:
- the LOC114588508 gene encoding uncharacterized protein LOC114588508, whose translation MRDDSNLFEPLLDDGDDSKLIPVQRFSYREKLWGILPRSSAPSWLYGIECGVPSFSDKSTMTQTTRPLGKRKTWTLILVLLAFLTLLTLAFIGALFWAPWRPQSPVEANKAKAGENTTAAILVGQKNLSLAALLEAEMQEPQEGAMRKCLEEAVHKFSEEPAMVRKNSRMVLQCNGTKQEFVSGKGEIHIEVVWINGTASYILDESSPEVHVVRLGRHPMPLSLARISDVLQDLPSNISETQGDLKELRSCLNKALQEFPREPVVLQDDAKLMVTCGGVNLTFISGGGQSDINVYREDGEVQYQVKPTWSAWWARLFKGRLG comes from the coding sequence ATGAGGGATGACAGCAACCTGTTTGAGCCGCTTCTGGACGATGGGGACGACAGCAAGCTCATTCCTGTGCAGAGATTCTCGTACAGAGAGAAACTCTGGGGAATCTTACCCCGAAGCTCTGCGCCATCATGGCTCTACGGCATAGAATGTGGCGTGCCCAGTTTCTCTGACAAGTCCACTATGACTCAGACGACCAGGCCTCTGGGCAAACGAAAAACCTGGACTTTGATTCTGGTTCTCCTTGCCTTCCTCACCCTCCTCACCCTGGCTTTTATCGGGGCTCTGTTCTGGGCCCCGTGGAGACCGCAGTCTCCCGTTGAAGCCAACAAGGCAAAAGCTGGGGAGAACACAACAGCGGCCATCTTGGTTGGACAGAAAAACCTCAGTCTTGCGGCTCTACTGGAAGCCGAGATGCAGGAGCCGCAAGAGGGAGCCATGCGTAAGTGCTTGGAGGAAGCTGTTCACAAGTTTTCTGAGGAGCCAGCCATGGTGCGGAAGAACTCCAGGATGGTCCTTCAGTGTAACGGAACAAAGCAGGAGTTCGTTTCCGGAAAAGGGGAAATCCACATCGAAGTGGTCTGGATCAACGGCACAGCGTCATACATCCTCGATGAGTCCAGCCCAGAAGTCCATGTGGTAAGGCTTGGGCGCCACCCAATGCCACTCAGTCTCGCCAGAATCAGTGATGTCCTCCAAGATCTGCCGTCCAACATCTCCGAGACTCAGGGAGATTTGAAGGAGCTGCGTAGCTGCCTCAACAAGGCCTTGCAAGAATTTCCACGTGAGCCAGTGGTGCTGCAGGACGATGCCAAACTGATGGTGACGTGTGGAGGAGTAAATCTGACCTTCATCTCTGGTGGGGGGCAGAGCGATATCAACGTGTACAGAGAAGACGGGGAAGTTCAGTATCAGGTGAAGCCTACCTGGTCGGCTTGGTGGGCCAGGCTTTTCAAAGGAAGGCTCGGTTGA